The Bicyclus anynana chromosome 4, ilBicAnyn1.1, whole genome shotgun sequence DNA window TTCAGAAAAGCGTGCAGATTATGATTCTGCATGTTGCTaggaggtttgttggtccaGTCTTTTTTATAGACTACCTTTTGGTGTTGAAGGTATGGACTGAACAAATAgtttgtatcagttttattgcttactagcggacgcctgcgacttcgcctgtgaataattaatttatgctTTCAAccctatttatttatcattacattttacattttacatttcacCGATAGTCAATGTATCTATTACCGCAAAGATAGCTCGCAAAGGAAAATTCAGCCGATTTCAATAACATCAAAACATTGCCACATAATtttaaagcgaaaaataacacctATAATAGGTTTAATTACTCGCTGAATTTTTTACCCCTATTAAATTTTTACATAGATAGTCAATCACTACCTGaacataattgaaaaaaattacagactttcAAATTTCAACTCCTATTTATCCTATAAGGGTGAAATTTTCGAAGTTCTTTTTTGTTGAACCGACCATTtttcaccattttttttattttaagataaattTCAACCCCATTCAACAATCCTTTAAAATTcaactttaggggttgaataaaaaaatgtgaactGTTATTAACTACTATAcgtactatatactatatagtattataatttttatcaactACTACTAAACTCTTATAAGTCGCACTCAAGGATTTTAATGGTCGCACTATAGTGTgttaggaaaaataaaatcttgaactTTGACATTATTAGATCTGGAACATCACGGCACGCCAGTGGTCTATTTTTATTCAGTCTGCGCCTTTGGTCTGCGCCATGTTAAGCATAAAATCCTTGGTCTGTGCATCCTCTATGACAGCACTCCAGCGCTTTAATAACAGGTACTCagggccgtaaaataaattcaaaaaaaataaaattagctaTGACTAAACtatattgacattgacaacttcATTTGACATTTGTTTTGTGATTGACAATTAATAATGACATTGACTAAATTTGAcataaaaattactattttgtaattttgtatttgtatttttttaaggaaacatagaattagaaataaaaaaaacactcatCTAAGTCCAAGAATCATCTAGAATTAATTTACACTGCACTGACAAGGACAACCATGATTGATAGCTACGCACATGCCACTTTCGATGTTATGTACGTTAGTGAAAATATACCTGGTCCAACAGAAGAAACCCTGGAGGGTTCTGATATAGCTAGAAATTTCAATTCTCAGTTAACGCATTGCTGTACATGCAATGACAAATGCCTGCAAGATTGTTGCGAATGCCTTAAAATATCCGGCGGCGCTAATTACACATTAATCCAAAATCATACAAAAGGCGTATATATCATGAACAGAAAAAACAACGTAACATGCACCTATCCAGTTATAGAGTGCAGTGAACTGTGTAGATGTTCAGATAACTGTGGAAATAGGCTTGTTCAGAAGGGGCCTATAAATTCACTTTATGTAAAACCatcagaaaataaactaaaaggaCTAGGCTTGTATACAAACACATACATTCCAAAAGGGTCTTTCATATGTGAATATGCTGGGGAAGTTTTAACTAAAAGCCAAGCTATGTCTCGTTACCATTACAATGAAAAACATGGACGGATGAATTATATATTCTGTTTGAATGAGCATGTAGCTGGTAAAACTACTCAGATGTATATAGATCCAAGTAGTTTTGGTAATATAGGCCGATATATTAATCACAGCTGTGAGCCTAATTGTGAGATAGTACCAGTAAGGTTTTACTATCCTTTGCCGAGACTCGCTGTGTTTAGTTTATTGGATATCCAGCCTGAATCTGAAATAACTTTTGATTATGGTTCCGATGACATAAACAATTGTGTATCTGAGGTAACTCGAAAGCTCTGTTATTGTAGCAGTAATAAATGTAAGGGATTTATGCCCTATCTTccttgttaaaataaattattatgtaatttatgtatttatatttatataggactggctgacgccgcgaggttttacttgcgtggttcccgttcccgtagcaatacgaggataatatatagcctagggcattcctcgataaatgggctatctaactctgaaagaatttttcaaatctgaccagtagtttctgagattagcgcgttcagtcaaacaaacaaactcttcagctttataaatataaatttaatatttataaatataatattagtataaatataaattttgtaatataaacaattcttgtatgtaggtataatgtACATTTTGAAATCTTGGGAACAGAGGAGATGATGTGGTGTATCATAAATCtaatcttataataaaactgtaacaggtcaaattctgtacattaaagatattttgaagaTTTTAGTTGAGAAGGCATATAATTGTCTGTGTGtccatatttattgtatattttgcatcacgctgaaactactgaatgaatttaaatgaaacttggcactatTTGAGACTAATTTGTGGAAGAGTTCTAAGATACTTTTAATAGTGAAAATTATATCAAGACAGGGGTAAAAGTTtgcatggaaagtccttcatttttcaagttacatttgtgtttggtatgtgtactaccaaaaaatactgaaaataatGTAACTCAAGATTTTTCATATTTCTACCCCTAATTGGTTCATAAGGGGTTCAAATCGTTCATGATATAGATTCATTGAGTTTTATGTTTGTAAAATGATGAGTGGATGTaatgactatttattatacttatcacatgcaaaaatataaatagaagggtgtAGGGGTTGAAAGCTTATATCGATTTccacgtggatgaagtcgcgggcgttccctagtattcaatataaatgtatgttagggtattaaaataaataatcagtatTGAACTAGCATTGTTTTATTGAATGGCGACAAGTTATTCCAGTCGTTTTAGGttttatctggggaaaaattcctagtgagctgaatttatGTAACACCTTAGGAGTGacaatgacctctattgacctctgagcaataggtcgcgaaatatttgcgaaaaactgattttcgtgaccatTGTAACTTCTTAGCCTTATATTGATGtcgattttttaaccgacttccaaaaaggaggaggttctatggtcggctgtatgtatgtttttttaacatcttcttaataacaccgtaataaaggtagaatacaaaaattcagctaactaggaatttttccccaggtTGGGgttaaaatgcctaaaattactggactattaATTAGTATTTGGAAGTTTtgatacattttctttttatacaagGCAAGTTTTTAATCCTTGAATTTATCTAAATAGCTTTTAAGAAACCATGATGAGGAATTAATAAAGTATTTGTTTACTACTATTTTTACCGAACTACGgtgaagccaaaaggaagggtaatgattttggcagtctatgtatgtttgtatgttccaccgtagcacttcaaactactgaaccaattttaataaatgaggtatcaaaatatttgtaataatggCCCTGGTGACTTAAGCTAtataaatttcatcaaaatacaACAGATTCTATtctcgaaaaaaattaaacctaattTCTTATGATTACCAAATAAGATCTTGGCAAGCAGAAGCAAATATTACATAGgaacgccctccggaatcggaggcagaggtcatatccactgggctatcacggctctgtttGAAATCATTCGATTTAAATTACCCCAAATATTGTTAGCGGAACACTCGCAGATGTTACAGATGACACTTCATTCTATCTACCCCTGCGACTGATTGTTACAAACTCAGAATAGCGAACGAACTGTTAAATTGGTgcggcgtggtgggtctaagctccataatgAGGAGGGTTTGATCAGACTGTAATGGACCGttaaaatatactgataatGACGAATACTGGTCCTGGGTTTCAATCTTCAAATTTCAAACCTCAATCGCCGGCTggggcgattgaggtttttttttaaattggttctggttggagacttcggccgtggatagttaggtaggaccaccctaccgccaggcgatacgatacgattctgATACGACGTCATGTAAAAACCGAAATGGGTATGGATTTTcgtccttctcctaacaagtttgcccgatttcatcttaaattgcatcatcacttaccatccggtgagattgtagctatagactaacttgtaaagaataaaaaaaaaaaccaacgaaTCCTTAGTAAAATCCTATTGATTGGAACATTAACTAATAACGACCATAATACCCCACTAATGATCTTCACATTCAAATTACAACGAAGTCGATTAACGATcgcatatttcaataaaaaggatccataaatatcattcatagaatttgacgacctctgtaGCGTAGTTGATTACGCCTTGTTTACTGGTGGGTAGTCTCGGGTTCGGGATTCGGGACTTATTTTCATAGCCACGGTTCGGGGACCTAATAATTAGTAGACGACCAGTTTAGGTAAACTTAAaccatcatttttttttacttttaaaaattaacccAGTAATAGGAATGCCTCGGTAAACATAAGCTGTCTGttacctatggttccgagacttggtcgcttactatgggcctcataagaaggctcagagtcacacagcgggcgatggaacgagctatgttaggagtatctctgcgtgatcgtatcagaaatgagaagaaccaaagtcaccgacatagctcaaagagccgaaaaactgaagtggcaataggcggggcacatagttcgaagagccgatggacgttggggtcccaaggtgctggaatggcgacccctgaactagaaagcgaagtgttggtcgaccccgcaccaggtggactgacgacatcaagcgagttgaagggattcgctggacgcaggcggcttaggatcgtaatgtttggaagtccctacaaaaggcctatgtcctgcagtagacatccatcggctgatatgatgaagatgTCGGTACCAGGCACTAGtcgttatcattaaaatcagctGATAGTGGTCATTATCTTGACAAAGGTGTTACTTGAAATCATGAAATAATCGAATTTTGAtatgttttcatttattatgcTAGAGGTCAAACGTTATTAAACCTGTCCGTGGTACTATGGATCTCAAAAGCATTAAAAAATGGATTCCTTGATTGAGATTTAATCTTCCAATCAAGTACGCTTACCTAGCTGACTATCATTTTGGCGAAAACGTATGTATCGTGAAGAGATTTAGTTATACGATGCCACATAGAAACCTGTTTCTTGTATTGTATCCCGCGTAGAAACCAGTCGGGGTTGAATAATCTTACCTCGTTATCTTCTGAGACTGTAtggtcaattaaaattaaaaacaaataaaaaagatgttATTGGTAGATGGAGGAATCGTGTTtattttaggtatatatatataaagtttcTTAGAATGACCTGTAAAAAgataccgcgcggttttaccatGTTTACTAATACACGTGAAGGACTGGCTGGTTGTTTGTAATTACGTACCTGATTTACCTGTATCCACCCTTACAAGAATTGATAGAGATTCCTCAATACATCAATTCAATATATGCAAGTTAAATTGAAGAGTCTGTctgtcatttaaataaaactgtattttCTCAAATGCAAACCTTTTTAGCCCCCGACACAAAAAGAGGggtattataagtttgacgtgtctgtctgtctggtactatagctcccgaacgaataaagcgatttaaatttagttttttttttgtattaaaggtgacttgcgcattgaaagagaatattgatgacttgatcgagactgtaaataataatttcatgacattcgggggttttcaaaatttgtacctattcaattttattaacacgcttagcttcacttgtaacgtATGTatgaaaatcttggaatctcaatttgacccacttcatggtcttcgattaggatgaaattttgcacacgctctgtgTTCTGGTGACAATACTACAtcactagctaagaaacgtctttacaaatccaatatggcggcctcccaaAGATGGcgaactggctgtttgaaatccacccccctgatatcaaatgaaaggggttgctgtcaggaatacgagaAAAATAGTCACGTAACTTAAACCCAATATAGCGGACGTCCAAGTTGGCGGACAGGGTATTTCAAATGAACCcctatgatatgggtatcaaaaaaaaagggtttgctgtcaggaatactaaaaaaaccatttgtaatttttactacgtgctaaaaacgtgttttttaaactattatgttattaaactttttatttgtttgtccgGTCTCTGGAATGGCTGAATCAATTtgaatgggactttcactggaagatagaggataTTTTGACAAGTTACCCCtagactgcgatctcacctgatgtcaaGTGGCGATGCAGTCTAGGACGAAAGCAggtttacttggaagaggtaaatgtttattctacccatactgCACTGGCTATTTCTagatggcatcgtaccggaacgctaaatcgcttggcggtacgtcttttcccgtagaatggtaactagccacggctgaagtttGTCACCAGACCACACcggagccaatttagaaaatgttaTTACTCGTGctggtaatcgaacccaggacctctttcaGAACCGTAGCACTACCatctgcgccagagaggtcctCAAAATTATTCAgtaacatacataattatatagctTAATAATgtaaaacccacgactgatgcacctcacttccccgcaagcacaatttcacacccgcacagtctttccccccgtcgcccgcatatcatgggagtgtcttcaaacttgccaagctatagacatttttttttatcacagaaaaatcaatagttcccgcgagatttgtaagAAATTTAATTTCAGACTGATAAAATCGCGAGCGTCcttgtaataatatttagatttatGTAGCAAAATTTTGAGTGAATCCTTTGGTGAAAAAATTAAGTACCCAAGCCTGGAAAGTCCCACGAATGATGATACTGCGAAtgatttaaatacaatataatattattctgaGTATGtagtatctaatattataattaatatttgtgtccGTTTGTGTTAAATCTCATTATTGGATTCCATGAGACTTCCTTATGCTAAAAGTGTAATTATTCGCGCGTCATGGGGACTTATTAGATTTTGTAGATTAAAGGAAGAATTGGTTAAATACAATTTTCGTTTTCAACGGTgggtaaaaaaaactatacttacctataaaCTTTAAAGACACAAATtgttattccttgtatttattttcactttttcgattggttgtctggtagagatcgctcattagcgataaggccgctaattgtacattagtttttaattaacattataataacattataatttataatattttctacgtaCTTAAGCCAAGGTTCTGCCAGCTCTTCAAGCCGAACTTCGAAgtataccttatccattaaaaaataattatcaaaaatgGTTAACTCCGTAAAAATGTGGTCTTACATTACAATTTTCAAttctacaataaattaaaatgagtaaacaatcaatcatcccaTGTTTTCCTACCCTTAGGGTTAGATTCTTTTTCCAAAATATGGGACTAACTTTGGGTTACAccttttccaataaaaaaagaaatacgagtatcaaaatcggactacaaATTTACGCGtggatatacctacataaaaatactatatgcttctttagattataatctatctatgTGCCTTCGAGCGTAAAATACTAACTTACATTCgcatttattaaattagaataattttataatgcAATCCGTAAATGGTAGTTAACGGAGTTTTAATTTGTTCGAACAAACCGAATTACGTATCGCTTTCAAGCAAAGCTGCGAGCTTTGTCCAGTTTAGCTACAAGCGGCTAGTGCGTCGTGGAAAGCCCAACCGTTAATAACAAACAACTGTATAGTTATAAAGTATGAGCAGATATAAACACAGGCGAGCGACTGCTAACAAGTTCCGCGCCGTAACACGGTGGGGACGGTCGTCTCGTTTGTATCGAGTAACGAGTTATATTTACCTTCCACCAGGGAGTGGAAGAACGTGCCAGAGTTTAAGTGATTGCTGCAATCATCTCGTTGAGCGTAAACAAACCAGTGAGTCCCATTGAGCATTCGTTACCTTTTATGTAACATAACATGCCGGCCGGTGATGTTCATTGTAACCTTATTGTAACTgtgtttacaataaaattatcgGCTCCATTATTTATGCCTATAAACTTATAATAAGAAGTTAGTCATTGTTGTTAATTATGTAATCTTTTAGCTTTATCGTCTTTTAAGTAGTACGTTTTGGTTTTTGTTTAGCtattatgataaatattgtGTTTAGCTTGAACTTGATGGTCAACCGGTTAGGATTGTTTCGTAGATTGTCCTCATCCATCTTTATGTTTACATGCATACTTACCAGGTATGTTATATATAGACAGACATTCCAGACGCGGTTCATAGGTAGGACATAGAAACATTCTAATAAGACGTAAGAAGTAGATGAATTTATGAAAATAGCTCGGTACCTTCCTAGATactttgtaattaatatttattagcaGAAGCCCTCGACTTTATCCACGTGAaatccagtttttcacaaattgcgCGGGATCCATTTACAATTCCGAAAGAATTCCaggacatttgctatcgacaggtcacgtgattaagatctgttattcccatacatttttctagttttcgaagcgtttgcgatcgtagaatgagaatcgacgtgccacttggctagggtgGCAAAAATGAATCTTAGTTTTTTTCGATATTTTACTACGTACctaagtatacctacctacgagtaaGTAACTGTGATTCTTTAATTACCTTTATACCTCGTCATCATTGAGGAAATTTATCACTTGTTGCAGTTGACTAAGTACCTACCTGGATGTGGAACTAATGTACTACATACGTTGTGTATTGTAATTGTATCGTACGATTTGTTGCCGACGATTACTTAGTagactagatgacgccgcgcggtttcactctcgtggttcccgttcccgtagaaattcGGACATAATATATgagtatagccttcctcgataaatgggctatctaacactgaaagaattttccaaatcggaccagttcctgagtttagcgcggtcaaacaaactcttcagctttataatattagtatagatacattatcgctggacatacataaaaaaaaacatacatacagccgaacgtagaaactcctccttttttggaagtcggttaattatagTTACAATACAATATAGGTAGTGCAGCTAGAGCCATCCACGGTTATAGTACGCGGCCTATAACTTGACCTATGTGTAGTTTCGGGTTTCAATAACGCCTGTGAATAAATTTGAGCAATTCggttttttcaaaataactttttttctgtacgtccgatcttaatgaaacaaagccctggactttgcttaatctatcagtgaaaactgcatcaaaatccgtttcgtaaaaccagagaatagcgcgaacaaacagacagaaggacagacagacagacaagaaaattaaaaaaaatatttttgtattctattgcttatttctaatcgccctaacttgatttttgttaaatttggtcaaagtacagacactcgatttctactcttttactatagtattttagattttagattttagatgatagtatagatagaagatagatagatagatagatagaagaagatagatagatagatagattattttTCGTCTGTCGTCTGTCTGTTGCATTTtacgtatataaataaaatttggcacGATATGAAACCATAATACGAAAAAGGTTAACGAATACCTTTTgacgcgaaaacaaaatcagaagggaaatagggattgaaagtttgcatgaaaatccttcattttcaAGTTACTTACATATGTAAAAAATGGTATGAGTACTACCAGAAAACAcatgtaattcaagattttttaattctacCTTTAGTTCTACCTAAAAAtgagttgaagttttttttaatacaaatcgttcatgtttttatttatatttttgtaaaattattattgtatatataaaacacatgaaaatataaatagaagggggtggtGGTGGGTgtttaaagtttacatagattttcacgcaaacgaagtcacaGCATCCGATATAGGTTTATATATGACCGTATATCGACCTGACCTTATACCTATTCCAAGCTATAATTTCTCAATTTGTAGCTGCACTGTCAAACTTAAGTTAAAGCACagaatatgtaggtattatacCTCGAACAATTAGTTGTCTTCTGTCTGGCTATAATAATTTATCGGTTTCTGGGGATACAATTAATATTCATACTCGTTTCTCGGGGGCTTTAAACTCCCAGAAAGCTAATATTATGGCTTAGCAACATCTTTGACGCACACATTTGCAGGCGTGGCGagcaaataatacctatagTGTCTATCATCTAACCTCGAAAGCTTATAAGTTTTTATGTGactgagtaataaataatcaaatatgtTATGTTATAAACATTTCgaatacctactttttatgaTAGGGAatacgtttctaataagaacagcgaagatgtggaatgccctacCAGCttcttatgatttgtgcaccttcaagacaagatgaacatacaattgaaaattttgaaaaacccccgaaggtcatgaaattattaattacgctCTCGATCAAGTTACtcattctctttcagtgcgcttttttTGAGACCCCgctcgagtatatttgccgacattcggttattcttccctaCTTTAATCCCCCAGAACttatcaaacatatctaagaacacacGCACA harbors:
- the LOC112058459 gene encoding histone-lysine N-methyltransferase SETMAR, yielding MIDSYAHATFDVMYVSENIPGPTEETLEGSDIARNFNSQLTHCCTCNDKCLQDCCECLKISGGANYTLIQNHTKGVYIMNRKNNVTCTYPVIECSELCRCSDNCGNRLVQKGPINSLYVKPSENKLKGLGLYTNTYIPKGSFICEYAGEVLTKSQAMSRYHYNEKHGRMNYIFCLNEHVAGKTTQMYIDPSSFGNIGRYINHSCEPNCEIVPVRFYYPLPRLAVFSLLDIQPESEITFDYGSDDINNCVSEVTRKLCYCSSNKCKGFMPYLPC